In Dermacentor silvarum isolate Dsil-2018 unplaced genomic scaffold, BIME_Dsil_1.4 Seq515, whole genome shotgun sequence, a single genomic region encodes these proteins:
- the LOC125941877 gene encoding BEN domain-containing protein 5-like, which produces MATLPPLLALVNSEVHLGKGVFVKEEQWSWLLSRPKDSLFCKEATKLLWGIPNLRNRSLTGAPCRRFLKQENLAPPRKALTPEKLQAVANGFAAYVSKKASETPKADRLRKMNRFIAEMLNDLNK; this is translated from the exons TGGCCACGCTACCTCCACTGTTGGCTCTGGTAAATAGTGAG GTGCACCTTGGCAAAGGTGTCTTTGTCAAAGAAGAGCAATGGTCATGGCTGTTGTCGCGACCAAAAGACTCTTTGTTTTGCAAGGAAGCCACGAAGCTCCTGTGGGGTATCCCTAACTTGAGGAATAGGAGCCTCACAGGAGCACCCTGTCGGCGCTTCCTAAAGCAGGAAAACCTGGCGCCACCACGGAAAGCACTGACGCCTGAAAAGCTGCAGGCTGTTGCGA ATGGTTTTGCAGCCTACGTCAGCAAGAAGGCCTCCGAGACGCCAAAAGCAGACAGATTAAGAAAGATGAATCGGTTTATTGCAGAAATGTTGAATGATCTGAATAAATAG